A single window of Hymenobacter sp. APR13 DNA harbors:
- a CDS encoding DUF6493 family protein: MSSVDTFELIIRRQNADQLVPFLLALDKKDVVAVRAKTKALRRELTEIRQLGISTWGRTGTEPQLVMLQLAGVATYTRKEMTGLNERLGIHWGEGAVRAANEAYFFTVAEHARPNWLAEWLERQGQGGPWGLPDYRLLRELEARQLVAYEPAFFARTLANWLTEQSYHRREKQPVPHYGEKLLREFEESADTFRRDLLAFFDYDASVDSSLAYTGVAQQYVRWLDVLQHLVAAGRLDRADLLTRTLVAMRRDFRRPLLTWFKNLFLALQPTAEERLARQQELVELLAHAQPQVVNFALDQLKALWLHPEFEPAPLLVYAELLVTRQDLKTAQRTLLGSFEKLLKRAPSLAPDLGRLAVAALASPDSAVQAKAGKLLVAILQAKQPLLTPEQATDLTDSLGLYADLLTAETRQHLVGWLSPAAAPQPTEAVAYAPHAAFVPDLSAANAVAPVADWHELLFLTGQVLRYNDVLALERWVDGLRRLQSRYPEDYGQQLLPYLVQVRPSLKGKADEQTAAIIASNGLSGHRGLVEALLLSWAQGFLVARVEKVNVRHDQDASDPLVLVQQRRFVAAEHHLRARSGLPLLSTPSHAPHWLAPTTLVERLLTYEAAHTEPDPADLVVALARTAYADAADAQAALTQLPRLQSAELRALLQWLLAPAMQPLPLQPKHKPSVLKHLTTRLSQLLPGNAISSSLADAWPWLWAVAARTRQPEGVFEELTAVVPTDYIGVVRPWVPGWHFEVKTNTWVEQWKPGKPTVTHQYTVLQFPSKYTSQTPPSPLLLYSQHARFAAMQHAGWVLPLDYRFVASLVPHNPAPLHWHVVRTAAWADGLESLERDVVQAALQELLAPGPAFTEPTTLLLALGLMHKVPACRALALEVWLAACATGRLVPATLGTTLGRFLANEFVPVQRLADNLQQARAIDAATDDALQQVLDALLPELPVAPLRNTKKLVELYAELASRSGRLPAETAQPNLRHWKATATLKKAIGELV, translated from the coding sequence ATGTCCTCTGTCGATACGTTCGAACTGATTATCCGCCGCCAGAATGCCGACCAGCTCGTGCCTTTTCTGTTGGCCCTCGACAAGAAAGACGTGGTGGCCGTTCGCGCCAAAACCAAGGCCCTGCGCCGGGAGCTAACTGAGATTCGGCAGCTGGGGATATCCACGTGGGGACGTACCGGCACGGAGCCCCAACTGGTCATGCTTCAACTGGCGGGGGTGGCGACGTACACGCGCAAGGAGATGACGGGACTGAACGAACGCCTGGGCATTCACTGGGGCGAAGGTGCTGTTCGGGCCGCCAACGAAGCGTATTTCTTCACCGTGGCCGAGCATGCCCGGCCTAATTGGTTGGCCGAATGGCTGGAGCGCCAAGGCCAGGGCGGCCCGTGGGGCCTGCCCGACTACCGGCTACTGCGGGAGCTGGAAGCCCGGCAGCTCGTGGCCTACGAACCGGCGTTCTTTGCCCGCACGCTGGCGAACTGGCTTACCGAGCAGAGCTACCACCGCCGCGAAAAGCAGCCCGTGCCGCACTACGGGGAAAAGCTGCTGCGCGAGTTCGAAGAGTCTGCCGACACCTTCCGCCGGGACCTGCTGGCTTTCTTCGACTACGACGCCTCCGTGGATTCTTCCCTGGCTTACACGGGCGTGGCCCAGCAGTACGTGCGGTGGCTCGACGTACTGCAGCACCTGGTGGCGGCGGGTCGCCTGGACCGGGCCGACCTGCTCACGCGCACCCTGGTAGCTATGCGGCGGGACTTTCGCCGGCCGCTGCTGACCTGGTTCAAGAACCTGTTTCTGGCCCTGCAGCCCACCGCGGAAGAACGCCTGGCCCGGCAGCAGGAGCTAGTGGAATTGCTGGCCCACGCGCAGCCGCAGGTGGTCAACTTCGCCCTGGACCAGCTAAAGGCGCTCTGGCTGCACCCCGAGTTCGAGCCGGCGCCGCTGCTGGTGTACGCGGAGTTGCTCGTGACGCGGCAGGACCTCAAGACGGCGCAGCGCACACTGCTGGGCAGCTTCGAGAAGCTGCTCAAGCGGGCTCCCTCCCTGGCGCCGGACCTGGGCCGGCTGGCCGTGGCCGCCCTGGCCAGCCCCGATTCCGCGGTGCAGGCCAAAGCCGGCAAGCTCCTCGTAGCTATTCTGCAAGCCAAGCAGCCGCTGCTCACTCCCGAGCAAGCCACGGATTTGACGGACTCGCTCGGCTTGTACGCCGACCTGCTGACCGCGGAAACCCGCCAGCACTTGGTGGGGTGGCTCAGCCCGGCCGCTGCGCCCCAGCCCACCGAGGCCGTCGCCTACGCGCCGCACGCCGCGTTTGTGCCCGATTTGTCAGCCGCCAACGCGGTGGCACCCGTCGCCGACTGGCACGAGCTGCTGTTTCTGACCGGGCAGGTGCTGCGCTATAACGACGTTCTGGCTTTGGAGCGCTGGGTGGATGGCCTGCGGCGGCTGCAGTCCCGGTACCCGGAAGACTACGGCCAGCAGCTGCTGCCCTACCTGGTGCAGGTGCGGCCGTCCCTGAAAGGCAAAGCGGATGAGCAGACCGCGGCCATTATTGCCAGCAACGGCCTGAGCGGACACCGCGGTCTGGTCGAAGCCCTGCTGCTGAGCTGGGCCCAGGGCTTCCTTGTGGCGCGCGTGGAGAAGGTGAATGTGCGCCACGACCAGGATGCCTCCGACCCGCTGGTGCTGGTGCAGCAGCGCCGCTTCGTAGCGGCGGAACACCACTTGCGCGCCCGCTCGGGCCTGCCCCTGCTCAGCACGCCCTCGCACGCCCCGCACTGGCTGGCGCCTACCACTCTGGTGGAGCGGCTCCTGACCTACGAGGCGGCGCACACCGAGCCGGACCCGGCGGACTTGGTCGTGGCCCTGGCCCGCACCGCCTACGCCGACGCAGCCGATGCGCAAGCTGCCCTGACCCAACTGCCCCGGCTGCAAAGCGCCGAGCTGCGGGCGCTGCTGCAATGGCTGCTGGCCCCGGCCATGCAGCCATTGCCTCTGCAGCCTAAGCATAAGCCTTCGGTGCTCAAACACCTGACCACGCGCCTAAGCCAGCTGCTGCCGGGCAACGCCATTTCTTCTTCCCTGGCTGACGCCTGGCCCTGGCTGTGGGCCGTGGCCGCCCGCACCCGCCAGCCCGAAGGAGTGTTTGAGGAGTTGACGGCAGTGGTGCCGACGGATTACATCGGCGTTGTTCGTCCTTGGGTACCCGGGTGGCACTTCGAGGTGAAAACCAACACCTGGGTGGAGCAGTGGAAGCCGGGCAAGCCCACGGTCACGCATCAGTACACGGTGCTGCAGTTTCCGAGCAAGTACACCAGCCAGACACCCCCGTCGCCGTTGCTGCTGTATTCGCAGCACGCCCGCTTCGCGGCCATGCAGCACGCTGGCTGGGTGCTGCCCCTTGACTACCGGTTCGTGGCCAGCCTGGTGCCGCACAACCCAGCGCCCCTGCACTGGCACGTAGTCCGTACCGCCGCCTGGGCCGATGGTTTAGAATCTTTGGAACGGGACGTAGTGCAGGCCGCCTTGCAGGAGCTGCTGGCCCCCGGCCCGGCCTTCACGGAACCTACCACCCTGCTGCTGGCACTGGGGCTGATGCACAAAGTCCCGGCGTGCCGGGCCCTGGCCCTGGAAGTATGGCTGGCGGCCTGCGCTACGGGTCGGCTGGTGCCCGCCACCCTGGGTACAACGCTGGGCCGCTTCCTGGCCAACGAGTTTGTTCCCGTGCAGCGCCTGGCCGACAACCTGCAGCAAGCCCGCGCCATTGATGCCGCCACGGACGACGCGCTGCAGCAAGTGTTGGATGCCCTGTTGCCTGAACTACCCGTCGCGCCACTGCGCAATACCAAGAAGCTGGTTGAACTGTATGCCGAGCTGGCCAGCCGTAGCGGCCGACTGCCAGCAGAAACTGCACAACCCAATTTGCGCCATTGGAAAGCCACTGCCACGCTGAAAAAAGCCATTGGTGAGCTGGTGTAA